The nucleotide sequence TTTCCGGATTCTCCAAATATCGAGGTGCTATGGGATTCACCCGATGAATGATTTTATCAAAGGAGATTACTTTAAACGGGATATCGGAATCCTTGAAAATTGGATACGCCATTTCGGTAATCTCAAAATCCTTATAATCATGAATGATGCCACTGAAACCATGTCTTTGAAAATGTTGTAAGAAGCCATAGACCACACTTTCGGTCTTACCACTTCCGGCAGATCCTATAATGGAAACGCCCCGTTTGATATTATTGATTTTAAAACTTCCCTTGGTAGTTTTGAAATTGACTCGATATTTATCATTAATGGAGACAGGGTTATCCGTTTTATGAAGAAAAACATACATCACTGTATTGATCAGTAACAAAGGACATGCTAAATAAAGTATCCCAGAAATCAATGGCATTAAATGGGTAACTTCTGCCAAAATCCAAAAAACGAGTAAGGTATTTAGGCCAAAGGCAAATCTGATGGTCTTAAACAGCATATAGAATACAATACTGACTAGGCCTATGATGATGATTATCATAAAAGGATGCACTGCTTCCATACCCTTCTTTTAGATTCCTATGGAACTCGATTTGATGGCCACCTCTACCCCTTGTCTAAGTTTATTGAAAACTTTTAATGCCATTTGAGCCTTATTGATAGGGATGCTGCCCATTATAGGTAGGCCGGTCTCCCGTATTATTTTAAAGGCAATAGCCTTTTCGTTAGTGGGCAACCTCATCAAGGAATTAAAGTAAATTTTCGGATTATTGATAAACTCCTTTCGGGCACTATATTTCTCTGAAAAGCTTCTTTGGTAATCAAAGGTCTTATCAAAGGTCTTTTCGGCCCTATCAAAAAATTGGTCCCTATCAAATCCTCTTTTGACCATCTTGCCGTTCAATTCCGATTCGGATGCCTTGTATTTGCTCCCTGGTGATAAACTAAAGGAATTGGAAGCATCCCTTCGGCTCATGACGATATGGATATGGCTTTGGCTCCCCTCCTTAAGCATTCCCTGTACGATCCGTTGACCATTTTGTTGGTGCGGGGCCTCGTGTTCCAATCTATTGATCTGCCTTTCCATTTTTTTGATGTTCCCCTGCATGGTCCCGTTTTCCACCTTTCCGATGTTATTCTTTAACTGAAGTATTTTTGTAGCATAAGGCTGGTTTTCCCGAATCTGCTTATCCGTTCCCTTAAATGTCCGTTGATGCTCAATCTTAGCGTAGTATTTTATATCATTGACCGTAACGGGCTGTCCGTTTATTTCCCGGTTGAAGCATACCACATAATCCTTCATCAGTTCCCGGGTATATACCTTAAGGTCTTCATTTGGGTTTTGTAATGCTTTAAGTTCATACCTGGATGGGCTCACCGTAATGGAATAAAACCTTGGTTCGGTCTTTTCCAATTTAGCGGTGTTGCCATCGATTTCCCTTACTACTTCTTCAGCGGAAATTTCTTCGTCGTGTTGATTGAAGAAATGTTCCATGTCCTCCTGCTCCACCCCTTGGTTTTCCTTTCCTAGATAATCGACGAAACCTGCCGAACTTGGGGAATAGGAACCCCCGAGTTTTTGTGCCGTAATAGTGATGTACATAGTGCTCTTTATTATTGATTTTATTTATTACGCTTGTGAAATTTTGGTTGATTCTCCTCTTCTTTTTTCTTCTCCAAAATCAAAATTTTCTTTTTAGGCTCTTCAATTTCGAATAAGGATTGGATCATTGCCACGGTAGGTTTGGTCTGGTTCTTTTCCATATCCCGCATAATGGCTATGGCCGCATTGATGCGCTTCTTCAAGGCCTGTTCAATGGTCCTTCCCGTCGGTCCAAATTTTTCCCTAGGGGAGATTTCGTTATAAAAGAAAAAATCGAGCATAGTGGTCATGGCTTCCGTATGGGATCTAAAATGGGTGCGTGAAAACGTTTGAAAACGCTTGGCTGTTTTTCGCTTGAACCTGATTGTGATAAAAGAATCCATTTTATAGTTTTTTCAAAGCATTTGACGCAATTACACCCCTGTTTATAGGCTATTTCAAACCATTTGACGCAAATAGTAAAAATCCTATAAACTTCAAAATTTTTAAACAACTGACAATCAATGGTATGAGTGAAAAATTAAATATGTAACGCGGCTTTGCCCGTTACCCTCTTGCTTCTCCTTTTTGTCATGCTAAAGCGTGACAAACTTTCGAACCATTCAATAGTAATTTAATGGCTCTTTATGGTAACTGAAAACAGTTAGGATTTTTTAAGATTTAAAAAACTGGAATACCCTGATATCCATAATAAAATGGCGAAACCTTTACGAATACCTCATTGCTATAGCCCAAAAAAGCCCTTGAGTTTCAAGGGCCTTTCCAATTCAATAGTTGAATTACAGGGTTGAATTAAATACTGAAAGTGTAATGATAGGAATATAAATCTAGTATCGCTTCTTTGGAAGATACAAGCAAACGTTCCAGGGTTTCCTTGCTCAAATCGGTAAAATTAAGATAGACCATAGCATGGGATTTAATATTCGCTCGGGAGCATCAATGTATTGTCTACAAAGTACAACCGCAATTCGTCCAGTGGAAAATCCGTAATCCGGTACCGGTGCGATTCAAGAATATTGTCGTTGCCATCACTGTAAATTATTTCTGCCTCATATCCAGAATGATCCTGTTTTTCCTGGGATAGTCTTTTAAAGTCCACGGTTATAAAACTGCTTAGATTCATGAGGCTTTTTGCCATGATCGAAGCATCGGTAATCAGCCAATAGCATTCAGTGGCATTTGCCAAATACTTGATTCCTTCCGTATATCTTGTTCCCGTCAATGGGATTTGGTACAACATTTCCGAACCGTGAAAATGTTGCAATCCCCCTAATATTTCATTAATTTGTGCTTTCATTGTAATTTCGTTTTAGAAGTTAATAATGAAAAGATCAAGAGGGCGTTTAATTTCGGGAACGCCCTCTTTTGTTTAAAGGTTACTCGGCATCATTGCCGATCTTGGTTCCCAACAAAAGGATCTCTTTTGCTTCCACCTCGGTGACATACCCTTGGTTCCCATCGTCAGTAGTGTAAGTTCGGGTCTTTAGTTTCCCCACTACACCGATTTCATTGCCCTTACGGGCATATTTCTCGATAATTTCGGCAGTCCTTCCCCAAGCTACGACCCTATGCCATTCCGTGCTTTGGGTTTTCTCGCCTTTTTCATTTTTGTAATACTCATTGGTGGCAAGAGAAAAACGGGCTACTTTCTTCCCACTTTCCAAAACGGTTATTTTGGGATCCTCTCCCAGGTTCCCGATCAACTGAACATGATTTCTGATAGTACTCATAATAAAAGATTTATAGATTAAATTGGCTGCCCGACCCTCAGACAGTTTACGTTTATATTTTTTCAAATGATTTACTTATTATATCTGAAGCGTTTTCCTTTTATAGTTTCTTTAACTTTGTTCCCGATTCCTTTTTGATGTTTTCGTAAGATTTCATAAGATTCGTTTTAGATTTACTTCCCATAGAGCCGCAGCTGTTACCTTTTTTTGTTGCTTACAGGCTTACAATATTCAGGCTAGGTAAGGCGTATAAATAGTGGAGCGAAGCAAAACGGTTTATGCCGCCGCCCTAGAATGAATGTTGTTTTTTTGCTGTCAAAAAAAGGTAGGGACTGTCGCGGTTATGGAAGGAAGTCTAATTGTCCTTGTGAATTAGGAAAACTTTGGAAGTGGAGCCTAATGCAAAAATGCAATTCCGATTAGGCGAACGCTATTCACGATTTTGGCTAGGTAATGAAGTGTTCCTTCCCAGCATAGCGGGAAGGATTAACGGAATGGACAGCCGAAATTGGGGATTGTGTTCAAGACATTTGTAGAGAAGCTCTTTGCCCTAAATGGAGTGAAACGCAATGAAGTGGCAATGTGCTGAACGGGTTATGTGAGCGGATCATTCTTTTGACTTAGGAATTAAAGGACGGCAAAATTCCTTTTTTATTCCGGGGCAATAGGGTAGAAGGAGATATCTTAAAATAATTATGTCTTCAATCACTTACAATCTTAATTTTAAAATAACGTGAGTTCGATATAAGGATTACCCAATTCTCTGGAGGTTATCGATATTAATGTTCGGTTTTGTAAGCCACATGATTTAAATTATGTGCCCAAACGAACATTAATAAAAAAAATCGTGACTGAAAAAGAGAAAATGCTTAAAGGAGATTATTACGATTCAAGAGATTCGGAATTGTTAAAAATGTATCATAAAGCAAGAAAATTATTAAAAGAATACAATAATCTCAATTCAGAATTAACCCCCGAACGTGAACGAATTTTAAGCTAACTTTTTGAATTTAAAGGGTCGGGAGTTTGGATTGAGACACCATTTTTCTGTGATTATGGAGAAAATATTTCAATCGGAGAAAACACATTCATCAATACGAACTGTATGTTTTTGGATAATAATAAATTAACCATCGGAAAAAATGGGCTGATTGCACCTTATGTTCAAATATATACTGCGACTCATCCATTAAAAGCATCAGAACGAATAATTGGAAACGGAAACGAATCTCGTTATCTGACTTCAGCAAAACCAGTTACAATTGGCGACAATGTTTGGATTGGTGGGAATTCTGTGATTTTTCCAGGCGTAACGATCGGTAACAATGTGACAATTGGAGCGGGAAGTGTTGTAACGAAAGATATTCCTTACAACGTTTTAGCATTTGGAAATCCTTGTGAAGTGAAAAAGGAATTAAAATGAAAACGTGTGACAGTCGAGTAGGTAAAGGGGAAAGGACTAAGACTTTACTCAATCTTTGACCGTTTTCTCCTTCATCCATACTGGTGTTGTGTCCGATTTGTGATTTGCGCCAATTATGTCTTTGTAAAGTTCAGGTCTTCGAGCATTCTTGTATCTCCAACCTCCTGATAGTTGAATTTTTTCTTTTGTGATTTTTGAAATCGTTATGTCGTTTTCAAAGGATTTTATTTCGGATAAAACTTCTCCAAATGGGTCGATTATCATCGAATTACCATTTTTCAGATGTTCACCATCATAGCCAATCGGGTTCGTAAACGCATAGTAAACTCCATTGTCGTAAGCCCTTGCAGGTAGCCAACGCATTAACCAGCGCCGACCTTTTGGCCCGTCAAATTCCATTCGTAATGAAACAGGGTCGTCCTCACGATTTTGCCAATATTTGTCGGCTACATAATCCCGATGTGGCATTGCGGATGGTGTACAGCCTGTAACATGTGGCGCGAAAATTAATTCCGCTCCCAAAAGGCTTGTTGCCCTAACGTTTTCAATGACGTTATTGTCATAGCAAATCAAAATCCCGCATTTCCAACCGAGTAAGTCGAATACGCAATATTCCTCGCCAGCGGACATATATTTATTTATAAAAGGATGTATTTTTCGATACTTCGCGACCAGTCCATCTCCCGTAACGCAGATATAAGTATTGTAAATTTTATCGCCAGATCTTTCCACTAGACCTGCTAAAATCGGTATGTCCAATTCTTTGGAAATCTGAATCAATTCCTGTGTGCTTTTTCCATTTGGCACTTCTTCCGCTAAGTCTGTTATTTGTTCCAGGCTTAAATCCTTTGTATAGGTGTAAGCGGTAATTGACATTTCGTGAAAACTGATTAAGTCCGCTCCTTTGGATTTTGCTTTTTTCGCAAGTTTACGGATTACCGATAAGTTGTATGCTTTAGCTCCATCCTTCGGTTGAAATTGTGCTACTGATATGTTCATGTTCTGATGTATATTTTATTTTTGTGGTAGTAATTGAGCTATCCTATATTTGAACTTTTAAATCTTCTTAAGAATCACATCTCCACTATTTGCTATGGCTTTAGTGTATTGAATGTATTACACAGAAGATGAATTTCGAAGTTACCAAAAAGATTTAAGAATCGTACTTGAAGTTAACCTACACAATCCTTAATGAACCTAAAGTATCATAAGGAGATATTCTCCCAAGCCTCATCTATCATTTGCTCTAACCCGTATTCTGGCCGCCATCCAAGTAAAAATTTTGCTTTAGTGTTATCAAGCCAGGTAGAATGATATTTCGTTTCCATCTTTACCGATTTAATCTTACAAGTTTTTAAAAGGTAATCGGCTGCTTTCCTATAATTAAATGGCTCATCCATAGATATATTAAAAGTTTGCTGTTTTGCCTCGATGTGATCCAAGGAGATGCATATAGCGGAAACAAGGTCGTTTAGATGCACAATATTCCTTTTCATTGGGTTTCCATTAATATCGAGCATGAGAGGAATGATATTCGCTTTTTGATATTCCAACGCGGTTTGGGCCTTAATCATTTTATGCCATTCAGGTACACCTAATACCTGTTTCCCAAATGAAAGGTGCTTCTTTAAATCTTCACCTTGCATTATCCATGGCGCACGAAGACAGGTGCCATCAAGGTTGTATTGCACGTAATATTGTTGCAGCATGGTTTCCTCAAGTACTTTTGACAATGCATAACATCCAGGATAGGCTGAATGGGTCTGCTGCTCATTTATTGGGCTTTTGTACGGATAAAAATAATGTCCCACGGATGCATCTCCACCAATCAATATAAAACGTTTGAAACCACTGGCATTCCTACAACTTTCCAGTAACCAGAATAATCCCTTTATCGCAACATCCATAATTGTTTCAGGATCTTCCTTAGTGGTGGCCAGGTGGACCACATGGGTGATATCCTTCATGGCCTTTTGCACAGTTGCCATGTCTGAAATTGAACCATGGATAACCTCCAAACGGTTATTTGGAGTTAAACTGCGATGATGACATAAGGCTCTTATGGTTCCTTTTTGTTTTGGGTCACCAAAAAAAGCACTTATAAAAGCCCGTCCTACCTTTCCGGTGGCTCCGGTAACCAGTATTTTTTTTTCAAACGCTTTCATACTTATTTGATATTGTTTGTCCCAACGTTATGCTCTTAAAAATTTCCATTTACAGAGCCTATCGACAATAGGGTCGCTGGTTGCGTCCAAGATCTCTATTTAGGATATATGTCTTCAAACGGAGAGATAATTTAACGGTTCAAAAAGAACTATTAAGTAATTCTTCATTATCATTTTGATAATGGTATGAGCTCTACACGTCTAAAAAAGATTTCAGCTGCTTCGGATTGTATTTGGATGCGTCCTCTAGAAGGCTTTACATTAGTTGCTTTGTTAACCAAGGTCCCGTTAAGAAAAATAGTGATTTCATCATCTTTGACCTCACATTCCAAAAGGTTCCATTCCCCCACTGATTTTTCAACATCGTTTATGCCCCTAAAATCGATTACGTCTCTCCAATTTGGGTCACGGCCAAACCAGTTGATTCGATTTTCATTTATTGTCACCAAACGGCCGTTTGGTTGAAAAACAAATGAACTTCCTTGTTTTTTGTTTGCCACGGCACATGTAATTTGAAATTTATCACTCCCATCGCCCACCACTATAAAATCACCGGTACCGCCTTCAATTATTTGGCATTCTATGGAGGTCATCCATATTCCCTGCTTACTACCGTCCTCTCCTTGTGAGTGCAATAAAATACCACAGTCTCTTGCATTTTCCAGCCTAGGTTCGTGGGTTGCCATACCCCATTTAAATTCTGTGATAAGCCTATAATCTTTATATTCTTTATCAGTAGTAATACATCCCCATTCTTCTCCAGAAATCCGTATCATCCCATCTTGGACCGTAAAGACTTTCTTTGGGTCATTGTCGCGGCCACGATTTTGAAGAAAAGGATACCATCCGTCTAAATTTTCCCCATTAAATAATTCTATAGAAGCATTTTTCACAATGCTATCCATATAAGTTGACTGTTGGTTATCTTGTGCAAAAGATATGGCGCAGTTGCTAAAAATTGCAAAAATAAATATTAAAGTTAATTGTTTCATAAGTTGAACATTTATGGTTATAACTTATTAATAATGAGTACTTAGGGGTTAGTAAAAATTGGATAACCACATACGGTTATAACTCATATGTCTAAAAGAAATATCAATTCTAATAAGTGACATTAAAAGTATGATAAATTTAGTAGATTGGACGATGCCAAACTAATAAGATGACCTATGTTAACAGATGTTTGAGTCGTTTTGAATTAAAAAATATTAAAAATCAATGAGGCTGCCTAAGTGCCTTACGGTTTTTTTACGCTCTCTCATTGGGGCCTCAAGAAACCAGGTTTCTATAAAATTTACTGTAGTTGGATACATCCCAATTGAATTGAATGTCTAAAAGGATTGATAGCCACACAAGGTTAAGACAACAACAAAAAGGCTCCTAAAGGTAGGAGCCCTTCTTCTCAAAACTAACTCAACAACTAATTATAAAAATTCTTCAATTTGGAACAATTTCCCAGTACCTATCCTGACTTCTAAAGATTACACCTTAGCTTTTTTTCAGCACTATTGGCTTGTGTCCTTCTTTGGTCCTGAAATAAAAGATCAATATCAGATAGCAAGCCAACATGATAATTGGAAACACAATGACCTTGGCCAAGGCTCTTTGTGTTCCCTTAATTTTTTAGATCACCGACTAGGAAATTCGTTTCCATAAGTTACCGTTTTAACCAACAATCCCCAATGGCTTGGTTGTTTTCCAATTTCCTCTAGTAAAATCCGGAAACTCCTGTGGTGCCCCATTCTGGGCCACGGACACCTCACTAAGAGTCCCCACTGCACTCCAATAGCAACCTTCATAAACGTTTTGATCCAAGGGTTCACCTTTTCTTAAGCATTCTATTATGCGGTAACGCATAATAAAATCCATACCGCCATGGCCTCCCATTTTGGTGGCCAATTCTCCCAAACGTACATATAATGGATGTTCGTACTTTTCAAAAATCTTTTGTAATTGTTCCCCTTCTGCATACTCATGATGGCTATCAGGACCTCCTTCTACCCCGCCCTCCAAGGCAATTCTGGTGGGGAAACCTGTTAAGGTTCCTTTTGTTCCCTGTATTAGATTATGTCTGGTGTATGGTCTGGGGCTAGTTTCGTCCCATTGTACCATAATAGTCCTTCCCAGGTCAGTTTTAACGATCGATGTATTTATATCCCCCCCTTTGAAATCTAGCTTATTCCATTGGTGATCTGACTGGAAATTTTTAGCGGCATATAGGTTGCGTCCTTTGCCTGGTGACGAAAAGGAGTTTATGAATTTAAAATTATCCTCGCCTCTGGCCAAATTCATGTACTGGGCAACAGGCCCAAGTCCATGAGTAGAGTATAGATTACCATCGCGATTGGCATAATGGTAAGTTCGCCATGATCCTGTTCCCCGTTCTACCTCATTCATTTGCGATCGTAATTCGTGAATATAGGAAGCTTCCCCATGAAGCAATTCTCCAATAACCCCTTGTCTGCACATATTTAAGTAGAGGAGTTCTTCCCGGCCATAATTAACGTTTTCCATCATCATACAATGCTTCTGAGTCTTCTCTGATGTGTCCACTATATCCCACATTTCTTCCAAGGTCAGGGCAAGAGGTACTTCCACAAAAACGTGTGCACCACTATTCATGGCTTCAATCGCCATGGGCGCATGTAAATCCCAAGGAGTGCAGACGAAGACCGCATCCGGTTTTTCCTTTTTTAACATTTTTTTCCAATCGTTTTCCCCTTTGGTGTATAAGGTGATATCCTTATGGCGGGTACCTCCGCCGTTCTCTTTACAAATGACTGCGGATTTTTCGGCCAGATCCTGATATAAATCGCAAATGGCTACCACTTCAGTACCTTCGATTGCGGCAATTTGCTGGGCATGCCCAGATCCGCGACCTCCAACACCTATAAATGCACATTTCACAGTTTCCAATTTAGGGGCGGAAAAACTGCCCATATAAATAGCTCCCGGCTTAGGGTTAGAAATTTTATTTAAATTGTTGTCAGTTATGGAATTTGACCATGCAGGGGCCATCGCCAAACCCATTCCTGCTATGGATGTTTTTTTTATAAAGTTTCTCCTGTTTGAATTCATAGTCAATATTTAATTATTATTAATTTTATGATTTTTGTATTTCCGGTATTTTAGTATCGCCATAAACAAATACTTAACACTCTATCAAAGCACTTCCTAGTTGTTATGTGCATATGTATATTGGGTTGCCTCATGCTCATAGACCCTTTACTCACAATTCCCAAAGAAAGCCCTTCCTTGGGTAGGCATACCCTCCAATTCTTACCCTAAAAAATTTAGAGATGGAGCATTTCCAAATTTTATAATTTACTTTAACTTCCAAATTTCATTTCCTAAAAACTGATATTCTTGGCAGACTTAAGAATCCAAAGACCTAATTGAAAATCTTGGAGGTTCTCGTTTAAAAAAAGTTATATCTGGCACTGTTCATTTTATCTATATATTTTACTGGATACTACTTGAAAATTGTCCATAATTTAGTCTCCATTATCCTATGCTGATAACTTCGGTGTTTTAACTTTCTTAGGTAGCACAAAACATTAAATTCCATTAGCGGAAAACATCTTTAACCATTTTTTTGCATTGTGCGAAAATATTTTGTCCACAACTTCCTTCGGAAGTTTTAGTCCCTGAAATTCTCCATTTACCAAATCACTCGCTATCTTGTCATCAGTAACGAAATATTGCCAGTCGGACAACCATCTTTCATGTATTATCCGCTGAATTTCATTAGCATTACCTTCTCCATCATCTTGCAAATCCGTGGCGTATAGAAGACGATCTTGATATGTTATAAAAAATGCACGTACCTTTTCTCTATTTTCGATAGTTTGATAAAAAACTTGACCCATTCTGGCCGCGAGATCTACACTCATGTTAGGAAACCTGTCCAATCGTTTGGCCAGTTCGTCTACACTCCACTCTATACTCCCGATGTGAGCACCCATAAAAACCAGATTGGGGTGTTTTTCCAGCATTCGATCTCGGGCCGCAATCTGTTCCTCATAGGAGGGCAGTTCCGGATGTTTATACATGTGGTACTGTGGATGTTCTGCAAAGTAGCTCCGATCGTTGTTCGTTGTCATTTCATCTAGCGGAAGCCAACAGTTTTTAGGTTCGCCCAAATGTCCCACTAGAGGTATTTTTTTACTTGCCAAATAATTGAAAATAGTATCTAGCTTAGGGTTATCGACCATTATCAGTTGATCGTTCTTATCTCGAAAAACCATCCCTATATTCTTCCAGACCTTAACCGCAATTGCTCCTTCTGAAAAACACTTGTCAAGCCATGCAATGGTGTTCTTTGTAAAGTCCGGATTGTCCCAATCTTCTATAGAAAAGGAAGTGGCAATCTCAAATTCTTCAGGGTTATTTTTTTTCTGTGCTATACAATAATCGTACTGTTCTTTGATGTATTCCTCACCTTGGGAAAGATCGACCACAATATTTAGAAGACGAAAATTATCCTTCTTTGCCTGGTTTGCAAAACTGTTCCTATCCGTCATAACATGGGTATGCACATCAATTTTATCTATTTTGCCAAAGTCGTTCAAGGAATAAAATTCCTTATTCTCCTTACAGGATTGATGTAACACGAACAATGCTAAACACCCTATTATTTTCATAGTTCCAAAAAATTTCATTTTCTGCTTAAAACGAATAATTTCCATAACAAATTTTTTATACTTTAACAATAATACCATGACCAATATCACTAATCCCATAAATTGCTTTTCTTTCCATGAATATATCCTGGGCTTATTTAATTCTATAAATGGACCGTCTTTCCAGTAAGAACAGATTCATCACAAGCA is from Arenibacter algicola and encodes:
- a CDS encoding nitrilase family protein — protein: MNISVAQFQPKDGAKAYNLSVIRKLAKKAKSKGADLISFHEMSITAYTYTKDLSLEQITDLAEEVPNGKSTQELIQISKELDIPILAGLVERSGDKIYNTYICVTGDGLVAKYRKIHPFINKYMSAGEEYCVFDLLGWKCGILICYDNNVIENVRATSLLGAELIFAPHVTGCTPSAMPHRDYVADKYWQNREDDPVSLRMEFDGPKGRRWLMRWLPARAYDNGVYYAFTNPIGYDGEHLKNGNSMIIDPFGEVLSEIKSFENDITISKITKEKIQLSGGWRYKNARRPELYKDIIGANHKSDTTPVWMKEKTVKD
- a CDS encoding single-stranded DNA-binding protein, whose product is MSTIRNHVQLIGNLGEDPKITVLESGKKVARFSLATNEYYKNEKGEKTQSTEWHRVVAWGRTAEIIEKYARKGNEIGVVGKLKTRTYTTDDGNQGYVTEVEAKEILLLGTKIGNDAE
- a CDS encoding amidohydrolase family protein, translated to MEIIRFKQKMKFFGTMKIIGCLALFVLHQSCKENKEFYSLNDFGKIDKIDVHTHVMTDRNSFANQAKKDNFRLLNIVVDLSQGEEYIKEQYDYCIAQKKNNPEEFEIATSFSIEDWDNPDFTKNTIAWLDKCFSEGAIAVKVWKNIGMVFRDKNDQLIMVDNPKLDTIFNYLASKKIPLVGHLGEPKNCWLPLDEMTTNNDRSYFAEHPQYHMYKHPELPSYEEQIAARDRMLEKHPNLVFMGAHIGSIEWSVDELAKRLDRFPNMSVDLAARMGQVFYQTIENREKVRAFFITYQDRLLYATDLQDDGEGNANEIQRIIHERWLSDWQYFVTDDKIASDLVNGEFQGLKLPKEVVDKIFSHNAKKWLKMFSANGI
- the mobB gene encoding MobB family relaxase; the encoded protein is MYITITAQKLGGSYSPSSAGFVDYLGKENQGVEQEDMEHFFNQHDEEISAEEVVREIDGNTAKLEKTEPRFYSITVSPSRYELKALQNPNEDLKVYTRELMKDYVVCFNREINGQPVTVNDIKYYAKIEHQRTFKGTDKQIRENQPYATKILQLKNNIGKVENGTMQGNIKKMERQINRLEHEAPHQQNGQRIVQGMLKEGSQSHIHIVMSRRDASNSFSLSPGSKYKASESELNGKMVKRGFDRDQFFDRAEKTFDKTFDYQRSFSEKYSARKEFINNPKIYFNSLMRLPTNEKAIAFKIIRETGLPIMGSIPINKAQMALKVFNKLRQGVEVAIKSSSIGI
- a CDS encoding NAD-dependent epimerase/dehydratase family protein yields the protein MKAFEKKILVTGATGKVGRAFISAFFGDPKQKGTIRALCHHRSLTPNNRLEVIHGSISDMATVQKAMKDITHVVHLATTKEDPETIMDVAIKGLFWLLESCRNASGFKRFILIGGDASVGHYFYPYKSPINEQQTHSAYPGCYALSKVLEETMLQQYYVQYNLDGTCLRAPWIMQGEDLKKHLSFGKQVLGVPEWHKMIKAQTALEYQKANIIPLMLDINGNPMKRNIVHLNDLVSAICISLDHIEAKQQTFNISMDEPFNYRKAADYLLKTCKIKSVKMETKYHSTWLDNTKAKFLLGWRPEYGLEQMIDEAWENISL
- a CDS encoding BfmA/BtgA family mobilization protein; this translates as MDSFITIRFKRKTAKRFQTFSRTHFRSHTEAMTTMLDFFFYNEISPREKFGPTGRTIEQALKKRINAAIAIMRDMEKNQTKPTVAMIQSLFEIEEPKKKILILEKKKEEENQPKFHKRNK
- a CDS encoding 3-keto-disaccharide hydrolase, translated to MKQLTLIFIFAIFSNCAISFAQDNQQSTYMDSIVKNASIELFNGENLDGWYPFLQNRGRDNDPKKVFTVQDGMIRISGEEWGCITTDKEYKDYRLITEFKWGMATHEPRLENARDCGILLHSQGEDGSKQGIWMTSIECQIIEGGTGDFIVVGDGSDKFQITCAVANKKQGSSFVFQPNGRLVTINENRINWFGRDPNWRDVIDFRGINDVEKSVGEWNLLECEVKDDEITIFLNGTLVNKATNVKPSRGRIQIQSEAAEIFFRRVELIPLSK
- a CDS encoding DUF6876 family protein produces the protein MKAQINEILGGLQHFHGSEMLYQIPLTGTRYTEGIKYLANATECYWLITDASIMAKSLMNLSSFITVDFKRLSQEKQDHSGYEAEIIYSDGNDNILESHRYRITDFPLDELRLYFVDNTLMLPSEY
- a CDS encoding Gfo/Idh/MocA family protein, whose amino-acid sequence is MNSNRRNFIKKTSIAGMGLAMAPAWSNSITDNNLNKISNPKPGAIYMGSFSAPKLETVKCAFIGVGGRGSGHAQQIAAIEGTEVVAICDLYQDLAEKSAVICKENGGGTRHKDITLYTKGENDWKKMLKKEKPDAVFVCTPWDLHAPMAIEAMNSGAHVFVEVPLALTLEEMWDIVDTSEKTQKHCMMMENVNYGREELLYLNMCRQGVIGELLHGEASYIHELRSQMNEVERGTGSWRTYHYANRDGNLYSTHGLGPVAQYMNLARGEDNFKFINSFSSPGKGRNLYAAKNFQSDHQWNKLDFKGGDINTSIVKTDLGRTIMVQWDETSPRPYTRHNLIQGTKGTLTGFPTRIALEGGVEGGPDSHHEYAEGEQLQKIFEKYEHPLYVRLGELATKMGGHGGMDFIMRYRIIECLRKGEPLDQNVYEGCYWSAVGTLSEVSVAQNGAPQEFPDFTRGNWKTTKPLGIVG